Proteins encoded by one window of Burkholderia plantarii:
- a CDS encoding type II secretion system F family protein, which produces MQYEVRALSPENRIIALVVDAQDEAGARTHAEARGLHVTRVAPLRALRRPAGARGGISLVLFSQELLALLKAGLSIVEGLEALLEREGGARLRGVLERLLAGLREGKRFSSLLGEQPDVFPPLYVGIVRAAEGTSDLPRALQRYVDYQERIDTVRNKLVSAAIYPSILLVVGGGVSAFLISYVVPRFATIYEGTGRALPWMSQMLLDWGKFAAAHGLPLALAALGGGAALVMGVRATIARVGLVSLLGRVPVLGPHLRIYQLSRLYLTLGMLLEGGIPIVAAMDTACGTVSPAMREGLLAARAAVQSGEPLSAAFLARALTTPISLRMLRVGERSGELGAMLTQSAAFYDGEISRWIDRFTRMFEPLLMSAIGVVVGTIVVLLYMPIFDLAGSLS; this is translated from the coding sequence ATGCAATACGAAGTCAGGGCGCTCTCGCCCGAGAACCGGATCATCGCGCTCGTCGTCGACGCGCAGGACGAGGCCGGCGCGCGCACCCACGCCGAGGCGCGCGGCCTGCACGTCACGCGCGTCGCGCCGCTGCGCGCGCTGCGCCGGCCGGCCGGCGCGCGCGGCGGGATCTCGCTGGTGCTGTTCAGCCAGGAGTTGCTGGCGCTGCTCAAGGCCGGCCTGTCGATCGTCGAGGGGCTCGAGGCGCTGCTCGAACGCGAGGGCGGCGCGCGCCTGCGCGGCGTGCTCGAACGGCTGCTGGCCGGGCTGCGCGAGGGCAAGCGCTTCTCCAGCCTGCTCGGCGAGCAGCCCGACGTGTTCCCGCCGCTCTATGTCGGCATCGTGCGGGCGGCCGAGGGCACCAGCGACCTGCCGCGCGCGCTGCAGCGCTACGTCGATTACCAGGAGCGCATCGACACGGTGCGCAACAAGCTGGTGAGCGCCGCGATCTATCCGAGCATCCTGCTGGTGGTGGGCGGCGGCGTGTCGGCGTTCCTGATTTCCTACGTGGTGCCGCGCTTCGCGACCATCTACGAAGGCACCGGCCGCGCGCTGCCGTGGATGTCGCAGATGCTGCTCGACTGGGGCAAGTTCGCCGCCGCGCACGGGCTGCCGCTCGCGCTGGCCGCGCTGGGCGGCGGCGCGGCGCTCGTCATGGGCGTGCGCGCGACCATCGCGCGGGTCGGGCTGGTGAGCCTGCTCGGCCGGGTGCCGGTGCTCGGGCCGCATCTGCGCATTTATCAGCTGTCGCGGCTCTACCTGACGCTCGGCATGCTGCTGGAAGGCGGGATTCCGATCGTCGCGGCGATGGATACCGCCTGTGGCACCGTCTCGCCCGCCATGCGCGAGGGCCTGCTCGCGGCGCGCGCGGCGGTGCAGTCGGGCGAGCCGCTGTCCGCCGCGTTCCTCGCGCGCGCGCTGACCACGCCGATCTCGCTGCGCATGCTGCGGGTGGGCGAGCGCTCGGGCGAGCTGGGCGCGATGCTGACCCAGTCCGCCGCGTTCTACGACGGCGAGATCAGCCGCTGGATCGACCGCTTCACGCGCATGTTCGAGCCGCTGCTGATGTCGGCGATCGGCGTGGTGGTCGGCACCATCGTCGTGTTGCTCTACATGCCCATCTTCGATCTCGCGGGAAGCCTGTCATGA